The Flavobacterium sp. M31R6 nucleotide sequence AAGTGTGCCTGGAGTATATGGAATCGATCCAAAACAATTATTTCTGGAAAATGATGGAAAAGGAAATTTTACCAACGCTACAGATAAAAAAGCATTCAAACTGAATGAAGTGGGAATGATCACCGATGCCGTTTGGGAAGATATTGACAACGATGGAAAGAAAGATTTAATTGTGGTGGGTGATTGGATGGCTCCTCGAATATTCAAAAATACGGGTCGTCGTTTGGTTGATTTTAAATCTAATCTTGCCAATTTAAGTGGTTTTTGGAACGCAGTAAGTTGCGTTGATCTAAATAATGACGGCAAGAAAGATCTAGTTTTAGGAAACAAAGGAACCAATACTTCATATAAAGCTTCCGAGAAAAATCCAATGAGAATGTTTGTCAATGATTTTGATAATAACGGAACCATTGAACAAATTACCACGCGCTCTATCGATGGAAAAGATATGCCTTTGCATTTGAAAAAAGAATTAGCAGGCCAAATTCCTTCCATAAAAAAGAAAAATTTGAGTTATGCTGACTATTCAAAAAAATCATTTCAAGAAATATTCGCTCAAGACGTAGTTGATAATTCCATTCAGAAAACTGCAACAATTCAGCAGAGTGTAATTGCTATCAATAAAGGCAATGGCAATTTTCAGGTTAAGGCACTTCCAAAAGAAGTTCAGTTTTCATGTGTAAATACTATTTGTGTAACCGATGTAAACAAAGATGGAATTCCAGATCTAGTTCTTGGAGGAAATCAATATGAATTCAAACCTCAGTTCGGAAGAATGGATGCCAATTGTGGAAGTGTACTTTTGGGAAGTAAATCGAGTTCTTATTCTTGGTTGCCTTATAACCAATCGGGTTTCTTTTTGAAAGGAGAAATCAAGCACATTCAGGCTTTAAAGAATAAAAATAAAGGAGTTTCAATACTTACAGTTACAAATGATAATGCCCCAAAAATATTTAAGAGCAATGAATAAGTTTTATAGTTTAGGATTAGTTGCATTGCTTATTTTGAGTTGTTCGAAAAAACAAGATCGTTTGTTCGAAAAATTAGATTCTGCCACTAGCAACATTACTTTTAAAAATGAATTATTGGAGTCAAAAAATATCTCCATATTAGATTACCTCTATTATTACAATGGTGGAGGTGTTGCCTTGGGAGATATTAATAATGATGGTTTGGTAGATATTTATTTTACTTCAAATCAAGGGAAAAATAAATTGTATCTCAACAAAGGCAATAATAAATACGAGGATATTTCAAAAAAAGCAGGAGTAGAAGGAGAAAGCGATTGGAACACAGGAACGGTGATGGCCGATGTAAATGGAGATGGTTATCTCGATATTTATGTATGTGCTGTTGTTGGAATCAATGGTTTTGAAGGACATAACGAGTTATTTATTAACAACAAAAACAATACGTTTACCGAAAGCTCAGCCGAGTACGGTTTGGATCTCGATAATTACAGTACATCGGTAGCATTTTTTGATTATGATTTAGACGGAGATTTGGATATGTATTTGTTAAATCATGCAGTACATTCGGAGTTGTCTTTTGGGAACGCCAATATCAGAAATAACAGAAACTATGAATGCGGTGATAAATTATTTAGAAACGACAATGGAAAATTTGTTGATGTAAGTGCTCAAGCTGGAATTTTTGGTGGAGCCAATGGATATGGATTGGGTATCGCTGTTTCTGATTTTAATTTAGATGGTTATCCAGATATTTATATAGGAAATGATTTTCACGAAGACGATTATTATTACCTCAATAATGGAGATGGAACTTTTACGGAAAGTTTGAAAAGCTATTTTGGACACACAAGCAGATTTTCGATGGGTGTTGACGTAGCCGATATAAATCATGATGGTTTTCCAGATATAATGTCGTTGGATATGCTTCCGGAAGACGAAAAAGTTTTAAAATCATCTTTGGGAGACGATAACGTTCAAATGTTGAAATTGAGAACCGAAAAGTATGGCTATCATAATCAATATACGCGAAATATGTTGCAAATAAATCAAGGAGGAAAGTATTTTACGGAAACGGCCTTGTTGAGCGGCGTGGCTGCAACCGATTGGAGTTGGAGTGCCTTATTTGCTGATTACAACCAAGATGGAGAACAGGATATATTTGTATGTAATGGAATTCCAAAACGACCAAATGATCTGGATTATGTGAAATACTTTTCGAATGAGCAGGTCAAAAGGAAAATTGGCTCAACGAAATTACTAGACAAAGAAGCATTGAAAAAAATGCCAAAAGGTAACGTAACCAATTATGTTTTTGAAGGGGGAGCGGATCTTCAATTTATAAATAAATCAGATCAATGGATTGAGAATGATTCCATTATATCAAATGGAAGTGGTTATGCTGATTTGGATAATGACGGAGATTTGGATGTGGTAACGAATAACATCAACGATATTGCATCGGTTTACATCAACCAAACGAATAATAAATCTCATTATTTAAAAGTAAAACTTCAATTTATTGGCAAAAACACTTATGGAATTGGAGCAAAAGTAATCTCTTATTCAAAAGGGAAAAAACAATTCAAAGAATTGCAAACTACTAGAGGTTTTCAATCATCATCAGAACCGATGCTTCATTTTGGATATGGAAAAATTGCATCTATTGATTCTCTTGTAGTAATTTGGCCTGATAAAACGTATCAGACATTAAAAAATGTTAAGTGCAATCAAACTTTGACCATAAAGGCAAATGCTAACAGAAAAGCATTTGATTATCAAAAATTGCATCCAGCTGTTATGCCTGTTTTCAAGAAAGTTGAAACTGGATTAGGTGTTGATTTTACGCATCAGGAGAATGATTATATTGATTTTGTGTATCAAAAATTAATTCCTTACGGACGTTCCGATAGAGGTCCTGCTACTGCGATTGGAGATTTAAATGGCGATGGCAAAGAAGATATCTTTTTTGGCGGATCTAAAGGTAAAAAAGCAGCAATTTATATTCAAAACACAAATGGATTTTCTAAAAAAGGCTATAATGAAATTGAAAAAGATTCTGTTTTTGAAGATGCTTCTGCAGTAATTGGAGATTTTAACAACGACAAAATAAATGATTTGTTCGTGGCTTCTGGAGGTGGAGAAAATGCTTCAAATTTACAAGATCGATTGTATGTTGCCAAAGGAAATCAATTGGTAAATTCTGTTTTGCCTGACCTTTCTCAAAATGCATCAGTGGTCAAAGCTTTTGATTATGATAAGGATGGAGACTTAGATTTGTTTGTAGGCAATAATTCATTGAATAATAGATTCGGAAGTACACCTGACTGTTATTTACTAAAAAACAATAAAGGGGTATTTGCATTAGCGGAAGCGAA carries:
- a CDS encoding VCBS repeat-containing protein — translated: MNKFYSLGLVALLILSCSKKQDRLFEKLDSATSNITFKNELLESKNISILDYLYYYNGGGVALGDINNDGLVDIYFTSNQGKNKLYLNKGNNKYEDISKKAGVEGESDWNTGTVMADVNGDGYLDIYVCAVVGINGFEGHNELFINNKNNTFTESSAEYGLDLDNYSTSVAFFDYDLDGDLDMYLLNHAVHSELSFGNANIRNNRNYECGDKLFRNDNGKFVDVSAQAGIFGGANGYGLGIAVSDFNLDGYPDIYIGNDFHEDDYYYLNNGDGTFTESLKSYFGHTSRFSMGVDVADINHDGFPDIMSLDMLPEDEKVLKSSLGDDNVQMLKLRTEKYGYHNQYTRNMLQINQGGKYFTETALLSGVAATDWSWSALFADYNQDGEQDIFVCNGIPKRPNDLDYVKYFSNEQVKRKIGSTKLLDKEALKKMPKGNVTNYVFEGGADLQFINKSDQWIENDSIISNGSGYADLDNDGDLDVVTNNINDIASVYINQTNNKSHYLKVKLQFIGKNTYGIGAKVISYSKGKKQFKELQTTRGFQSSSEPMLHFGYGKIASIDSLVVIWPDKTYQTLKNVKCNQTLTIKANANRKAFDYQKLHPAVMPVFKKVETGLGVDFTHQENDYIDFVYQKLIPYGRSDRGPATAIGDLNGDGKEDIFFGGSKGKKAAIYIQNTNGFSKKGYNEIEKDSVFEDASAVIGDFNNDKINDLFVASGGGENASNLQDRLYVAKGNQLVNSVLPDLSQNASVVKAFDYDKDGDLDLFVGNNSLNNRFGSTPDCYLLKNNKGVFALAEAKTFEGIGMVTDAVFSDFNKDGKIDLIVVGEWMKPTFFANKNGKFVNVTETVFAEKSNGLYQSIIPFDIDNDGDQDYLLGNWGMNSKFKASQEFPMKMYYDDFDKNGTYETILAKEKNGKYYTILGLDELVEEFSGLLKKKFNSYKSFAGKPLEEVFDMKMLEQGKLYEVHNLKSGYLRNDKGKFTFVSFGNKLQVSPITSFVKSNFDSDSKEEVFAAGNYFGVTPYHSRFDGFSGALIKNEKTIFLGNQIGIDLAQKAVRHLDVIHFNGKKYLLVTINNKKAEIYELPMSSN